Proteins encoded within one genomic window of Oncorhynchus tshawytscha isolate Ot180627B unplaced genomic scaffold, Otsh_v2.0 Un_contig_15925_pilon_pilon, whole genome shotgun sequence:
- the LOC121844033 gene encoding zinc finger protein 2 homolog: HTGEKPYSCDQCGKSFAVASSLTGHRVTHTGERTYVCLCGKSFALASTLTAHQRTHTGEKPYSCDQCGKSFAVSEKLTRHQRIHTGEKPYSCDQCWKTFNQSVHLTTHQLTHTEEKPYSCDQCGKSFAAASTLNRHHRTHTGEKPYRCDNCGKSFSQSGSLISHQRTHTREKPYVCLCGESFAHLGNMRKHQKAKTCRISSPSYLTPVPDP, from the coding sequence cacactggagagaaaccttacagctgtgatcagtgtgggaagagctttgctgTAGCTTCCTCCCTAACTGGACACCGggtaacacacactggagagagaacttatgtctgtctatgtgggaagagctttgctcTAGCTTCCACCCTGACTGCACACCAGCGAacgcacactggagagaagccttatagctgtgatcagtgtgggaagagctttgctgTATCAGAAAAACTAACTAGACACCAGcggatacacacaggagagaagccttatagctgtgatcagtgttgGAAGACCTTCAATCAGTCAGTCCACCTGACAACACACCAACTGACACACACTGAAGAGAAACCTtacagctgtgatcagtgtgggaagagctttgctgCAGCTTCCACCCTGAATCGACACCatcgaacacacactggagagaagccttacagaTGTGATAattgtgggaagagcttcagtcAATCAGGGAGCCTGATTtcacaccagcgaacacacactaGAGAGAAaccctatgtctgtctgtgtggagaGAGCTTTGCTCATTTAGGGAATATGAGAAAACACCAAAAAGCAAAAACGTGCCgtatttcctctccctcctatctgaCACCGGTTCCAGATCCATAA